In Miscanthus floridulus cultivar M001 chromosome 5, ASM1932011v1, whole genome shotgun sequence, one genomic interval encodes:
- the LOC136455510 gene encoding putative lipid-transfer protein DIR1, whose translation MAGRRKASNAAALVAVLIVAVAAAASAIKLCGVDESAVDVCKPYCKVGSTKAAPDPLCCDKVKTARWSCLCNYRSVLPSDIDAARVMDLASKCKCDYPPASCDAN comes from the coding sequence ATGGCCGGGAGGAGGAAGGCGAGCAACGCGGCGGCGCTGGTGGCCGTGCTGATCGTGGCCGTGGCGGCCGCGGCCAGCGCCATCAAGCTCTGCGGCGTGGACGAGTCCGCGGTGGACGTGTGCAAGCCCTACTGCAAGGTGGGCAGCACGAAGGCCGCGCCGGACCCGCTCTGCTGCGACAAGGTGAAGACCGCTCGGTGGAGCTGCCTCTGCAACTACCGGAGCGTTCTCCCCAGCGACATCGACGCCGCGCGCGTCATGGACCTCGCCAGCAAGTGCAAGTGCGACTACCCGCCGGCGTCCTGCGACGCCAACTAG
- the LOC136450997 gene encoding EPIDERMAL PATTERNING FACTOR-like protein 9, translated as MANGCPTTTTSSLLLFFLLSCLLIRHALCSQGHNDRTSGADYVVQYPHQELPAKHIVLQEAVKGLNKDILSKYARRMLIGSIAPICTYNECRGCRFKCTAEQVPVDANDPMNSAYHYKCVCHR; from the exons ATGGCTAATGGTTGCCCCACAACTACCACAAGCTccctgctcctcttcttccttctctcttgCCTGCTCATCCGCCATGCTCTCTGCAGCCAAGGTCACAATGACAGAACATCAG GTGCTGATTATGTGGTGCAATATCCCCACCAGGAATTGCCTGCTAAACATATAGTTTTGCAGGAGGCTGTCAAG GGTCTAAACAAGGACATACTGTCGAAGTATGCAAGGAGAATGTTGATCGGCTCAATTGCTCCAATATGCACATACAACGAGTGCAGGGGGTGTCGATTCAAGTGTACTGCTGAGCAAGTCCCAGTGGATGCAAATGACCCCATGAACAGTGCTTACCACTACAAGTGTGTTTGCCACAGGTGA